The following coding sequences are from one Psychrobacter sp. AH5 window:
- a CDS encoding type II toxin-antitoxin system prevent-host-death family antitoxin, translated as MRVISFSEARKHLKSVLDTVNDDANATIVTRRDADDAVVMSLDYYNSLMETVYLLKSPANATHLVKSIAQYKAGKVAMHDLIDDADTYLGSKNDAEDA; from the coding sequence ATGAGAGTGATTAGTTTTTCAGAAGCAAGAAAGCATCTAAAGTCGGTTTTAGATACCGTCAATGACGATGCCAATGCCACTATTGTGACTCGCCGTGATGCTGATGATGCTGTCGTCATGTCACTTGATTACTATAACAGTCTTATGGAAACGGTCTATTTGTTGAAGTCCCCTGCTAATGCCACTCATCTAGTGAAGTCAATTGCCCAGTATAAAGCTGGAAAGGTGGCAATGCATGATTTAATAGACGACGCTGACACTTATCTAGGCAGTAAAAATGATGCTGAAGACGCTTAA
- a CDS encoding Txe/YoeB family addiction module toxin, translating into MSEQLAWTDAAWKDYLYWQTQDKKTLKRINKLIIECKRNPFEGIGKPEPLKENLSGFWSRRIDDANRLVYVVDDNYLTIISCRYHY; encoded by the coding sequence ATGAGTGAACAACTAGCATGGACGGATGCTGCTTGGAAAGATTATCTGTATTGGCAAACGCAAGATAAAAAAACGCTCAAACGTATCAATAAATTGATCATAGAGTGCAAACGAAATCCATTTGAAGGTATTGGCAAGCCTGAACCTTTAAAAGAAAATCTATCAGGGTTTTGGTCAAGGCGTATTGATGATGCCAATCGTTTAGTCTATGTGGTTGATGACAATTATCTGACTATTATTTCTTGTCGTTATCATTATTAG
- the prpF gene encoding 2-methylaconitate cis-trans isomerase PrpF: MTQPKPTFAPQIPVPATYMRGGTSKGTFFKLSDLPERCQTAGQARDNFLLRVIGSPDPYGKQIDGLGNGSSSTSKTVILSEAKQADHDVNYLFGQVNIAKPIIDWAGNCGNLTAAVGACAINMGLVEASKVADSANIGICEVRIWQENIGKTIIAHVPVYQDEQGKVQVQETGDFELDGVTFPAAEVKIEFIDPVDSSSDMFPTNNLVDDFDVSGCGLKSDNVKATFISAGIPTIFMKAEDLGFTGTELQGDINSNSELLAKLEKIRARGGVAMGLFKDESEAQSSQHIPKIAWVAPAASYTSSSGKAVDAKDIDLVVRAMSMGQLHHAMMGTAAVAIAAAATTQGTLVNEAAGGSSLGEVRFGHPSGTLLVGGKTEQVDGRWQAKKVSMSRSARRIMVGEVFVSADAF, encoded by the coding sequence ATGACCCAACCAAAACCAACCTTCGCCCCACAAATACCAGTTCCTGCCACCTACATGCGCGGCGGTACTTCAAAAGGCACTTTCTTTAAATTATCCGACTTACCTGAGCGCTGTCAAACAGCAGGTCAAGCGCGTGATAATTTTTTATTAAGAGTCATTGGTAGCCCTGATCCTTATGGCAAGCAAATCGACGGCTTAGGTAATGGTAGCTCTAGTACCTCCAAAACGGTTATTTTATCTGAAGCTAAGCAAGCAGACCATGATGTAAACTACCTATTTGGGCAAGTGAATATCGCCAAACCGATTATAGATTGGGCAGGTAATTGTGGTAATTTGACCGCTGCGGTTGGCGCTTGTGCGATAAACATGGGCTTAGTAGAAGCTAGCAAAGTAGCGGATAGCGCTAATATTGGCATCTGTGAAGTGCGTATTTGGCAAGAAAACATCGGCAAAACTATCATCGCGCATGTGCCTGTATACCAAGACGAACAAGGTAAGGTGCAAGTACAAGAAACGGGCGACTTTGAACTCGACGGCGTGACCTTCCCTGCTGCTGAGGTCAAAATTGAATTTATCGACCCTGTTGACTCATCCAGCGATATGTTCCCAACCAATAATCTAGTCGATGATTTTGATGTCTCAGGTTGTGGTCTTAAGTCCGATAACGTCAAAGCCACTTTTATTAGCGCAGGTATCCCGACTATCTTTATGAAGGCAGAGGACTTAGGTTTTACGGGCACTGAACTCCAAGGCGATATCAATAGTAATAGTGAGCTACTTGCTAAACTTGAAAAGATTCGCGCCCGTGGTGGCGTCGCTATGGGGTTATTCAAAGATGAGAGCGAGGCGCAAAGCAGTCAACACATTCCCAAAATCGCTTGGGTTGCTCCAGCAGCGAGCTACACCTCATCTAGTGGCAAAGCCGTTGATGCTAAGGATATCGACTTAGTGGTACGCGCTATGAGTATGGGACAATTACATCATGCGATGATGGGTACGGCAGCGGTAGCGATTGCCGCCGCAGCAACCACTCAAGGCACACTAGTGAACGAAGCCGCTGGTGGTAGTAGTCTTGGAGAAGTTCGCTTTGGTCATCCGTCGGGTACGCTGCTCGTTGGTGGCAAAACCGAACAAGTCGATGGCCGCTGGCAAGCCAAAAAGGTCTCCATGAGCCGTTCAGCCCGTCGTATTATGGTTGGTGAAGTGTTTGTGTCTGCGGATGCTTTTTAA
- a CDS encoding ABC transporter ATP-binding protein produces MTTTPNLSKSPFDKKPPVKKTERRALLWNILKKLAVFAAPYKTLIVATLVLTVLGSFTAQVNAFVLRYAVDTLTEIATLAEPWEAGVRMLIIISAVLLTKEILSIFISFGQRFYGEKIRINLSRDLSQKIIERILTYRMAFYTSSENDSGKLQTRIDYGVMSLTSLVQNFFIDMLPLFASAIVSLIIMFSTNFWIGLVGLIIIPIYFFISQKQARRLQGFRRQMRGFREAKSGLVISLINSISVVKSFVREPIEAKKHLKIQKEMTDNQLRIRSIGFIYDAVKTFIEQIGVVVIILLTAYFVLQGEMTIGMILFHVLLFQNVAAPIRQLHRIYDQINNALTYAEGFFEILEADEQVENIDGISSKNLKGHIELKNVDFSYPNGTQALKDVSFEIRPNRITALVGLSGAGKSTIINLLVKFYEPDAGMICLDGHDLADCDTHDLRQNIGLVLQSNHIFSGTISENIRYGDMNATLDEIIVAAKKASIHEQIIGLADGYESTAKSLSGGQQQRIALARMFLKDPPIVFLDEPTASLDAIASQQVKKSLDLIKQDRTVIMVSHNIAQIIDADDLVVIENGQVVETGTHEELYDKGGKYYEIFSAMSDSLNLDKISQTINHTVDT; encoded by the coding sequence ATGACAACTACTCCTAATCTCAGTAAATCCCCATTCGACAAAAAGCCGCCAGTCAAAAAGACTGAGCGGCGCGCTTTATTGTGGAATATTCTAAAAAAGCTCGCGGTCTTTGCTGCGCCTTATAAAACACTGATTGTCGCTACTTTGGTATTGACGGTACTAGGCTCTTTTACTGCGCAGGTCAATGCCTTTGTACTGCGTTATGCTGTCGACACTTTGACTGAGATTGCTACTCTTGCCGAGCCTTGGGAAGCAGGCGTGCGTATGCTAATCATCATTAGCGCCGTACTCCTAACCAAAGAGATACTGTCGATATTTATTAGCTTTGGGCAGCGCTTTTATGGCGAGAAAATCCGTATTAATCTCTCGCGGGATTTATCGCAAAAGATTATTGAGCGCATTCTCACCTACCGTATGGCATTTTATACCAGTAGCGAGAATGATAGCGGTAAATTGCAGACCCGTATCGATTATGGCGTCATGAGCCTGACTAGCCTAGTGCAAAACTTCTTTATCGATATGCTGCCGCTGTTTGCCAGCGCCATTGTTTCCTTGATTATTATGTTCTCCACCAATTTTTGGATTGGTCTCGTTGGGCTGATAATTATTCCAATTTACTTTTTTATCAGTCAAAAACAAGCCAGACGTCTGCAAGGCTTTCGGCGACAGATGCGCGGCTTTCGTGAAGCCAAAAGCGGGCTAGTCATCTCTCTAATTAACTCCATTAGCGTGGTCAAATCCTTCGTCCGTGAACCTATCGAAGCCAAAAAACATCTCAAGATTCAAAAGGAGATGACCGATAATCAGCTGCGTATTCGTAGTATCGGCTTTATTTATGATGCGGTTAAGACCTTTATCGAGCAGATTGGCGTCGTCGTTATTATTCTGTTAACTGCCTATTTTGTCCTGCAAGGTGAGATGACTATTGGCATGATTTTATTTCATGTTTTGCTCTTTCAAAACGTCGCCGCCCCTATTAGACAGCTACACCGTATTTATGATCAGATAAATAATGCCTTGACCTATGCCGAAGGATTTTTTGAGATATTAGAAGCTGACGAACAAGTTGAAAATATTGATGGCATTAGTAGTAAAAACCTAAAGGGTCATATCGAGCTTAAAAATGTTGATTTCAGTTATCCTAATGGCACTCAAGCTCTAAAAGACGTTAGCTTTGAGATTCGTCCAAATCGCATTACCGCGCTTGTGGGTCTTAGCGGTGCAGGTAAGAGTACGATTATCAATTTATTAGTTAAGTTTTATGAGCCAGATGCGGGCATGATCTGCTTAGATGGACATGACTTGGCGGACTGTGATACTCATGACTTACGTCAAAATATCGGTCTGGTTTTGCAGAGTAATCATATCTTCTCAGGTACCATCAGCGAAAACATTCGTTATGGCGATATGAATGCGACGCTAGATGAGATTATTGTGGCGGCAAAAAAAGCCTCGATTCATGAGCAAATTATAGGCCTCGCTGATGGTTATGAGAGCACGGCCAAATCCTTATCTGGCGGTCAGCAGCAGCGTATTGCGCTGGCAAGAATGTTTCTAAAAGATCCGCCTATTGTATTCTTAGATGAGCCAACGGCGAGTCTTGATGCTATCGCCAGTCAACAGGTGAAAAAGAGCTTAGATCTGATTAAACAAGATAGAACGGTGATTATGGTCTCACATAATATCGCCCAAATTATTGATGCTGATGATTTAGTGGTGATTGAAAACGGTCAAGTGGTTGAGACAGGTACACATGAAGAGCTGTATGACAAAGGCGGTAAGTATTATGAGATCTTTAGCGCCATGTCGGATAGTTTGAATTTAGATAAAATTAGCCAGACGATTAATCATACGGTTGATACATAA
- a CDS encoding GNAT family N-acetyltransferase, with the protein MTTQFSIKTFDELTSVDIYHILKARSQVFVVEQNCVYQDMDELDFDCLHLVAHQNEALVGYCRIVPPEYNRLRSNLSVSDNTQLNTAMSAIGRVLVLSEHRGQGIARQIMMQAIAHCRKKYGKKRPIIISAQSYLLSFYQSLGFVPEGDAYQIDGIEHVKMVLRVAKKTKVKKVSNDNTSTTVKVLSSLLFILVALFILGLLYLMI; encoded by the coding sequence ATGACCACCCAATTTTCTATAAAAACCTTTGACGAATTAACCTCAGTCGATATCTATCACATCTTAAAAGCGCGCTCACAAGTGTTTGTGGTCGAGCAAAACTGCGTCTATCAGGATATGGATGAGCTCGATTTTGACTGCCTGCACCTTGTCGCGCACCAAAACGAAGCATTAGTAGGCTACTGCCGCATCGTGCCACCTGAGTACAATAGACTTCGATCAAATCTAAGCGTTTCTGATAATACTCAGCTTAATACTGCTATGTCGGCTATTGGGCGGGTGCTAGTATTATCTGAGCATCGCGGTCAAGGTATCGCTAGACAAATCATGATGCAAGCCATAGCACATTGCCGCAAAAAATATGGCAAAAAGCGCCCTATTATTATCTCGGCACAAAGCTATTTGCTCAGTTTTTATCAATCGTTGGGGTTTGTGCCTGAGGGTGATGCTTATCAGATAGATGGTATTGAGCATGTGAAGATGGTGCTACGCGTGGCCAAAAAAACCAAAGTCAAAAAAGTCAGTAATGATAATACTAGCACTACTGTCAAAGTATTGAGCTCGCTGTTGTTTATCTTAGTGGCCTTATTTATTTTAGGTTTGCTGTATCTAATGATTTAA
- a CDS encoding bifunctional 2-methylcitrate dehydratase/aconitate hydratase, protein MSDNQNATVESNVRPEYDDEIQKIADYVLHYSIDQDSNNSEDAWNTARHCLIDTLGCGLLALRFPECTKHLGPDCEDQLTPNGARVPGTTHRLDPIKAAFDIGCMVRWLDYNDTWLAAEWGHPSDNLGAILAVADYISQQNISRNREPLVMRDVLEAMIMAHEIQGVLALENSFNRVGLDHVFLVKLASTAVVAKLYKLPRERIMAAISQALVDGQALRTYRHAPNAGSRKSWAAGDATSRAVRLVDITRRGEMGIPGALSAPQWGFYDVLFSHTNKDLALKPESERKFTFQREFGSYVMENILFKLSFPAEFHAQTACEAAVILHPLIDDRIDEIEKIVLTTHESAIRIISKEGTLANPADRDHCLQYMVAVPLLTGDLMAENYEDDYHAQHHILIDGLRRKMIVEEDASYTKDYHDPSKRSIANAIQIFFKDGTSTSKVVVEYPIGHKRRRAEGIPILEAKFRANLSTRFIESRCQEIIELCDDQQRLEQTPVNEFMDLFMVN, encoded by the coding sequence ATGTCTGATAATCAAAATGCTACGGTCGAGAGCAATGTGCGTCCTGAGTATGACGATGAGATTCAAAAAATTGCCGATTATGTGCTCCATTATTCGATAGATCAAGACTCAAACAACAGCGAAGACGCTTGGAATACCGCGCGTCATTGTCTGATAGATACACTCGGCTGTGGTCTACTAGCGCTGCGTTTCCCAGAATGCACCAAGCATTTAGGCCCAGACTGCGAGGATCAGCTCACCCCAAATGGCGCACGAGTTCCGGGCACTACCCACCGACTAGATCCTATCAAAGCTGCCTTTGATATCGGTTGCATGGTACGCTGGCTGGATTATAACGATACTTGGCTGGCAGCTGAATGGGGGCATCCTTCTGATAATTTGGGCGCAATTCTCGCGGTAGCCGATTACATCAGTCAGCAAAATATTAGCCGTAATCGTGAGCCCTTGGTTATGCGCGACGTGCTTGAGGCGATGATTATGGCGCATGAGATTCAAGGGGTGTTGGCTTTAGAGAACTCTTTTAATCGCGTTGGCCTTGACCATGTATTTTTAGTCAAACTTGCCTCAACTGCGGTGGTCGCTAAGCTCTATAAGTTACCACGCGAACGTATTATGGCTGCGATATCGCAAGCGCTAGTCGATGGGCAGGCGCTGCGTACCTATCGCCATGCCCCCAACGCCGGCAGCCGAAAGTCATGGGCAGCAGGTGATGCCACGAGCCGCGCAGTACGGCTAGTAGATATTACTCGCCGCGGTGAAATGGGTATCCCGGGCGCACTCTCAGCGCCGCAGTGGGGCTTTTATGATGTGCTGTTTAGCCATACCAATAAAGACTTGGCACTCAAGCCTGAGAGCGAGCGCAAATTCACCTTTCAGCGTGAGTTTGGCAGCTACGTGATGGAGAACATCTTATTTAAGCTCAGCTTCCCCGCTGAATTCCATGCACAGACCGCTTGCGAAGCTGCTGTTATCTTGCATCCACTTATCGATGATAGGATTGATGAGATTGAGAAAATCGTGCTGACCACTCATGAGTCTGCTATTCGTATTATCTCCAAAGAAGGTACGCTGGCCAATCCTGCTGATCGCGATCATTGTCTACAGTATATGGTCGCTGTGCCTTTACTAACGGGCGACTTGATGGCGGAGAACTATGAGGATGACTACCACGCTCAGCATCATATCTTGATTGACGGCTTACGTCGTAAGATGATCGTCGAGGAAGATGCTAGCTATACCAAGGACTATCATGATCCTAGTAAGCGCTCGATTGCCAATGCGATTCAGATTTTCTTCAAAGATGGTACTAGCACAAGCAAAGTAGTCGTTGAGTATCCTATTGGTCATAAACGTCGCCGCGCTGAGGGTATTCCGATACTAGAAGCTAAGTTCCGCGCCAATTTGAGTACCCGCTTTATAGAAAGTCGCTGTCAAGAAATCATTGAGCTGTGCGATGATCAGCAGCGCTTGGAGCAAACGCCAGTTAATGAATTTATGGACTTGTTTATGGTAAATTAG
- a CDS encoding SDR family oxidoreductase codes for MNNLNKKTYLIVGGTGGIGKAMVEQLVAATADNNDKDQSIRVFATYYSSVPEVEADNLHWLKMDICDEDSIKQGADAIKQHSNHLDWVINCVGLLHTADTQPEKALRQIESEFFLKNMQVNALASMLIAKHIKPLLSKAERNNDSPAIFATISARVGSITDNELGGWYSYRMSKAALNMGMKNLSIEWARSLKDTCVVVMQPGTVNTQLSAPFQANVKEGHLFSPAYSAESLLEVLSKMSSEQTGSFVDWAGESIPW; via the coding sequence ATGAATAATTTAAATAAAAAGACTTACCTTATCGTAGGCGGTACGGGCGGTATTGGCAAAGCCATGGTCGAGCAGCTAGTAGCCGCTACTGCTGATAATAATGATAAAGACCAAAGCATTCGCGTGTTTGCTACCTATTATAGTAGTGTGCCTGAAGTGGAGGCCGATAATTTGCATTGGCTAAAGATGGATATCTGTGATGAGGATAGTATTAAGCAAGGAGCGGACGCTATCAAACAGCACAGTAACCATCTTGATTGGGTGATTAACTGTGTAGGCCTGCTACATACTGCAGACACCCAACCTGAAAAAGCCCTACGCCAGATTGAGAGTGAGTTTTTTTTAAAAAACATGCAAGTCAATGCGCTAGCTAGCATGCTAATCGCTAAGCACATTAAGCCTTTGCTAAGCAAGGCGGAGAGAAATAACGACAGTCCAGCTATCTTTGCGACAATATCTGCGCGTGTAGGCAGTATCACGGATAATGAGCTTGGCGGTTGGTATAGCTACCGGATGAGTAAAGCGGCTCTCAATATGGGCATGAAAAATCTAAGTATTGAGTGGGCACGCTCCTTGAAAGATACTTGTGTCGTCGTCATGCAACCCGGTACCGTCAATACGCAGCTCTCAGCTCCCTTTCAAGCAAATGTTAAAGAGGGCCACTTGTTCTCGCCAGCCTACAGCGCTGAATCCTTGTTAGAAGTATTATCAAAAATGAGTAGTGAGCAAACCGGTAGCTTTGTCGATTGGGCAGGGGAGTCCATTCCTTGGTAA
- a CDS encoding nucleobase:cation symporter-2 family protein, which produces MDITTNPKIATRPEDENLGVVANIAYGFQHVLTMYGGIIAVPLIVGQAAGLVPAEIGLLIAASLFIGGLATLLQTIGVPFFGCQLPLVQGVSFASVATIVAIVTAGGGLPSVFGAVIAASIIGLLITPVFSMIIKFFPPLVTGAVITTIGLTLMPVAARWAMGGNSNLPSFGSMTNIGLAAFTLALVLLLSKLGNAAISRLSILLAMVIGTVVAWALGLVDFSNVMTGPIFAFPTPMHFGAPTFELAAIISMFIVVLVILVETSADILAVGDIIDTKIDSRRLGDGLRADMISSVVAPFFGSFTQSAFAQNVGLVAVTNVKSRFVVAFAGIILVVLGLMPLMGRVIATVPTAVLGGAGIVLFGTVAASGIRTLAQVNYTNNMNLIIVATSIGFGMLPIAAPSFYDQFPDWFATIFHSGISSTAIMAIALNLLFNHLKLGNSENQSVFAAGTEDRSVRSDVIVELTEGDYFTEGKLYDCDHNEVPVVVVEKSAH; this is translated from the coding sequence ATGGATATAACTACTAACCCAAAAATAGCAACCCGCCCAGAGGATGAGAATCTAGGTGTTGTTGCTAATATTGCTTACGGCTTTCAGCACGTACTGACTATGTATGGTGGCATTATCGCAGTGCCGCTAATTGTCGGTCAAGCGGCAGGCTTAGTACCGGCAGAGATTGGACTGCTGATTGCTGCCTCCTTGTTCATAGGGGGATTAGCCACACTGTTACAAACTATCGGCGTGCCCTTTTTTGGCTGCCAGCTACCACTAGTCCAAGGGGTATCCTTCGCTAGTGTCGCTACCATCGTCGCTATTGTTACTGCAGGAGGCGGACTACCTTCGGTGTTTGGTGCGGTCATTGCCGCCTCGATTATAGGGTTATTGATTACGCCTGTGTTTTCGATGATTATCAAGTTCTTCCCACCACTGGTGACAGGGGCGGTTATTACTACTATTGGTCTGACTTTGATGCCTGTCGCGGCGCGCTGGGCTATGGGCGGTAACAGTAACTTGCCAAGCTTTGGTAGTATGACCAATATCGGCTTAGCCGCTTTTACCTTAGCGTTAGTATTGTTACTAAGTAAGCTTGGTAATGCTGCTATCAGTCGCTTATCGATACTACTAGCGATGGTTATTGGAACGGTGGTGGCTTGGGCGCTTGGACTGGTAGATTTTTCCAATGTTATGACAGGGCCGATATTTGCTTTTCCAACGCCCATGCACTTTGGTGCTCCAACTTTTGAGCTTGCCGCTATCATCTCGATGTTCATCGTGGTGCTAGTCATCTTGGTTGAGACCTCAGCGGATATATTGGCAGTAGGCGATATCATTGATACCAAAATTGACTCAAGACGTTTAGGCGATGGCTTACGTGCCGATATGATATCGAGTGTTGTTGCGCCATTTTTTGGCTCATTTACTCAAAGTGCTTTTGCTCAAAACGTCGGTTTGGTAGCAGTAACCAATGTTAAGAGCCGATTTGTAGTGGCCTTTGCTGGTATTATCTTAGTAGTGTTAGGACTAATGCCGCTGATGGGCCGTGTTATCGCTACGGTTCCAACCGCCGTACTTGGTGGTGCTGGTATTGTATTATTTGGTACTGTTGCAGCCAGTGGGATACGTACTCTAGCGCAAGTCAACTACACCAATAATATGAATTTAATTATTGTAGCCACTTCCATCGGTTTTGGTATGTTGCCCATTGCCGCGCCTTCGTTCTATGATCAATTCCCCGACTGGTTTGCCACTATCTTCCATTCAGGTATTAGCTCTACAGCTATCATGGCTATTGCCCTAAACTTATTATTTAATCATCTAAAACTGGGTAATTCAGAAAATCAGTCTGTATTTGCCGCTGGTACTGAAGATCGCTCAGTACGCTCCGATGTCATTGTTGAGTTGACAGAAGGTGATTATTTTACTGAGGGTAAGCTGTACGATTGTGACCACAATGAGGTTCCAGTCGTGGTGGTAGAAAAATCGGCACATTAG
- a CDS encoding DUF2868 domain-containing protein: MLSSQDQLTELVRLLETEQHVFATDPLLVTEKLQHEEGTPTQKLHRRAARIDSNGALARVLGKIDGRLRGIMTIMSVVWCLSGFLGLFTLLQANVVNFFYVLVCLLGFHTVMLIGWLGFTLVKRGEHSSNWFTNFVSPSYLIRGKDDITQAAVRLYEQQLEHSGMRWYLGKFSHQLWLATLTGMLLAIIFLLVVRQYSFSWESTLLSDQALISLTQFLGWLPSMVGFDVPDNEAIVQSRLVIDALPLSVARQWASLLVGSLLMYGIVPRALAWGFCALMFRHNKMRLDLKLPYYQKIINFWQRQVIDADDFKQPPAPVAPKATVSSGNKLVALLEYPSEQQHWWQAGSAIRADEEVENFGIVDDREDMARLHEYLDKHPVQVLLGIHNKALPDRGTLRKLDQIATHAEHGLIVQLLHNDAANTDAQTANVRYQQWQTALAERQIGLVE, from the coding sequence ATGTTATCTTCCCAAGACCAACTGACCGAGCTGGTGCGCCTGCTTGAAACTGAGCAGCATGTCTTTGCCACTGACCCTTTATTGGTTACTGAAAAATTACAACATGAAGAGGGTACCCCTACTCAAAAGCTGCATCGCCGTGCCGCGCGTATCGATAGTAATGGTGCGTTAGCAAGAGTACTTGGCAAGATAGACGGTCGTCTCAGAGGCATCATGACTATTATGAGCGTGGTTTGGTGTCTCTCTGGATTTTTGGGATTATTTACCTTACTACAGGCTAATGTGGTTAATTTCTTTTATGTCTTAGTATGCTTGCTAGGTTTTCATACGGTTATGCTAATCGGTTGGCTAGGGTTTACCTTAGTCAAACGCGGTGAGCACTCTAGCAATTGGTTTACAAATTTTGTCAGTCCTAGCTACCTGATACGCGGTAAAGATGACATCACTCAAGCAGCGGTGCGGCTCTATGAGCAGCAATTAGAGCATAGCGGGATGCGCTGGTATTTGGGCAAGTTTAGCCATCAGTTGTGGCTAGCGACTTTGACCGGTATGCTACTGGCAATTATATTTTTATTAGTGGTGCGCCAGTATAGCTTTAGCTGGGAGTCAACCTTACTCTCGGATCAGGCGCTAATTAGCTTGACGCAGTTTTTGGGATGGTTACCTAGTATGGTGGGGTTTGATGTGCCAGATAATGAGGCTATTGTCCAAAGCCGTTTGGTGATTGATGCACTGCCTTTATCGGTAGCTAGGCAATGGGCCAGTTTGTTAGTAGGTAGTTTATTGATGTACGGTATCGTGCCGCGTGCGCTGGCTTGGGGGTTTTGCGCGCTGATGTTTCGTCACAATAAAATGCGCTTGGATCTAAAGCTGCCTTATTATCAAAAAATCATCAACTTTTGGCAACGGCAAGTGATTGATGCTGACGACTTTAAACAACCCCCTGCTCCTGTAGCGCCAAAGGCAACGGTAAGTAGTGGTAATAAGCTGGTTGCCTTATTAGAGTACCCAAGCGAGCAGCAGCACTGGTGGCAGGCAGGATCGGCTATCAGAGCGGATGAAGAGGTGGAGAACTTTGGCATAGTCGATGATCGTGAGGACATGGCGCGTTTGCACGAGTATTTGGATAAGCATCCGGTACAAGTGTTGCTCGGTATTCACAATAAAGCGCTACCTGATCGCGGTACTTTGCGTAAGCTTGACCAAATTGCTACTCATGCCGAGCATGGATTGATTGTACAATTGCTGCATAATGATGCTGCTAATACGGACGCTCAAACCGCAAATGTGCGCTACCAACAGTGGCAGACGGCTTTAGCTGAAAGACAAATAGGATTGGTGGAATGA